The DNA region TGGATCGAGGGGGCGGCGTCACCGACGTCGGCACCTGCGGCTGCGGCGGTGACGGCTCCGGCCGCGGCCAACGCGCCGGCTGCTACCACGGCAGTTGCGAAGAACTTCATTGTCAGGTCACTCCTCGGGGTCGATGGGGGCTCGCGGGTGATGCAGTGACTCAGGTCGCAAAATCCTAACGGATCGCACAACTATGTTTGTCCGTGTCGTCTGGATCGACGGTCAGGAGTGCGAACTCCACCACGTGTAGAACTGCTCCAGCGTCGGCGTGCTGCGTTCGGTCTGCAGGGTGCCGATCATCAAATTGGCATCGTTGGTCCAGACCAGCACCGGCGAACTCTGCCGCATCCCGCACAGCAGTGTCCCGGCGGTCTTGTCGGGGGCGGCGGCACGGTGCCACGCGCCGGGCGACTGGATGCGGCCGGGGCAGGTGACGACGTTGGTGGCCTGCACGGTGCTGTCGAAGCTGCGGCGCATCGCGCCGGCGTCGCCGAACAGTGCGTAGGTCGCCGCCGGCGGCCCGTCGACATCGACGTTGCGGCCACAGGTCAGCTGCGCGATAGCGCCGCCCGTCGGCGTGGTCGTGGTGCAGGCATCCTGCGGATATCCCGACGGCAGTAGTTTGCGCAGCCGGGCCTGGGCCTCGGCCGTCGACGCGGTGGTGGTGGGCCGACTCACCTCGGACGACTCCGTGCTATCGGTGCCGGCGGTCTGGTCCTCCGAGCCGGATCGGTTGGTGATCCAGGTGATCAGGCCGATCAATACGACTGCCGCGGCCGCGACCCGCAACAACAGCTTGCGTTTCGCGGGGTCGCGGTACAGGGGTTGACGGCGCAGCGGGCTGAACCAGTCGTCGGTGACCGTCGAGACCCGGGCGGCACCCGGGTGGGCGACGACCGGATCGGGCGCCGCCGGTCCGGCGGCCTGGATCGGTGCGGCCGCCTCGACGGGTGTGGCCGCCTCGACCGGCGCCGCGGGCGGAGGGACGTCAACCGGCGGGACCGGCGGGATGGGCTGTTCATCGGGAGGCGCTTCGGCCGGGGCGGGCTGCGCGCCGGCCGGCGACGGCTCGATCAACGGTCCGGTGGCCTGCTGACTGGCCTCGTAGATCTGCAGCGTGCGGTGCTGATCGGGTGCGCTGAGTGCTTGGTAGGCCGCCGTCGCGAGCTCCGCCGCGTTGGCATAACGCTCCTGCGGATCCTTGGCCATGCCTTTGGCGACGACG from Mycolicibacter sp. MU0083 includes:
- a CDS encoding serine/threonine-protein kinase, which encodes MDFREESVMGETASGSRAGSRVGRYLLKRLLGRGTTGEVYEAFDTQKNRTAALKLLAPALGQNPAFREWLQREALVVGRVQEPHVVPVRDYGELDGEVFIDTPLVQGDDLAAVLKRNGVLAPSRAVNLVWQAASALDAAHNAGVIHRGVKPRNIVLTGDDFVYLVDFGLAGAPGAEAADAENAGARWKYAAPELFTGEDFGPSVDVYALACVLYQCLTGSPPYRADSLKMLANAHQSKPIPRPSLAGATIPAGFDDVVAKGMAKDPQERYANAAELATAAYQALSAPDQHRTLQIYEASQQATGPLIEPSPAGAQPAPAEAPPDEQPIPPVPPVDVPPPAAPVEAATPVEAAAPIQAAGPAAPDPVVAHPGAARVSTVTDDWFSPLRRQPLYRDPAKRKLLLRVAAAAVVLIGLITWITNRSGSEDQTAGTDSTESSEVSRPTTTASTAEAQARLRKLLPSGYPQDACTTTTPTGGAIAQLTCGRNVDVDGPPAATYALFGDAGAMRRSFDSTVQATNVVTCPGRIQSPGAWHRAAAPDKTAGTLLCGMRQSSPVLVWTNDANLMIGTLQTERSTPTLEQFYTWWSSHS